A stretch of Prunus dulcis chromosome 6, ALMONDv2, whole genome shotgun sequence DNA encodes these proteins:
- the LOC117631496 gene encoding ankyrin repeat-containing protein NPR4-like — translation MAGASTTGLGIQSPPHHVIHITNLPQPKTPSLYLLEENNGEAREKYLRLCVPLHKAALRGDWKTAKSILSEDEKLLTASITKGWETALHIAAGARHVHFVKELVQMMDAEDLALQDNKKNTALSFAAATGTVEIAEIMIQKNIFLPTIRGGEGMTPLYMAALLGQSEMAEYLYPRTHEIFDERDRNALFFTCVDTGLYDLAMKMLGNYTTLATVRNGANETALHVLARRPSEFANQSSGLWSRITNTFWKVAYKGNSKQTKALQLVQQLWKEILKLDDQVVMSLIKYPSQLLFDATRLGNFEFLAALLSAYPDLFWELDENKRSIIHVAVLHRHASIFNLVHEIGFFKDFITAMSDDEDNNILHLAAKLAPQNQLNLVSGAALQMQRELVWFEEVKKIVQPLSAEMKNKKGKTPRELFTSEHKGLLHKGESWMKNTAKSCMLVATIIATVVFSAAFSIPGGIADKTGAPNFVKETAFLIFAISDGVALFSSSTSMLMFLYILTSRYAENDFLKSLPLKLMVGLASLFISMTSMMIAFSTAFYLSCHYGLGFVSDFIFIFAFVPVVLFLFLQYPLLSDMFLSTYCSSLMFQPRKHMIQ, via the exons ATGGCTGGCGCTTCAACAACAGGACTAGGCATACAGTCTCCACCACATCATGTGATCCACATAACCAATTTGCCTCAACCTAAGACACCTTCACTCTATCTACTAGAGGAAAACAATG GAGAAGCAAGAGAAAAGTATCTTAGGTTATGTGTGCCCCTCCATAAAGCTGCTCTAAGAGGCGATTGGAAAACTGCTAAAAGCATTCTCAGTGAGGATGAGAAACTTTTAACTGCTAGCATAACAAAGGGATGGGAAACTGCCCTTCACATTGCAGCAGGAGCAAGGCATGTTCACTTTGTGAAGGAACTGGTCCAAATGATGGATGCAGAAGACTTGGCACTGCaagacaataaaaaaaatactgcATTGAGTTTTGCCGCTGCAACTGGAACGGTAGAAATTGCTGAGATTatgatacaaaaaaatatatttttgccAACAATCCGAGGGGGTGAAGGAATGACACCATTATATATGGCTGCTTTGTTGGGACAGTCTGAAATGGCGGAGTACCTGTACCCTAGAACTCATGAAATATTTGACGAAAGGGACCGCAATGCACTGTTTTTTACTTGTGTCGATACAGGTCTCTACG ATTTAGCCATGAAGATGTTAGGAAATTATACAACATTAGCTACGGTTCGTAATGGGGCAAATGAAACAGCCTTGCATGTCTTGGCTCGAAGGCCTTCAGAATTTGCTAACCAAAGTTCAGGATTATGGAGTAGAATCACCAATACAT TTTGGAAGGTTGCATACAAGGGAAACTCTAAGCAAACCAAAGCCCTTCAACTAGTTCAACAGCTTTGGAAAGAAATCTTAAAACTTGACGACCAAGTGGTCATGAGCTTGATAAAATATCCTTCACAACTACTATTTGACGCTACAAGATTAGGAAATTTCGAATTCCTGGCTGCACTTTTAAGCGCTTATCCTGATTTATTCTGGGAACTCGACGAAAACAAACGGAGTATAATCCATGTCGCAGTTTTGCATCGTCATGCAAGTATCTTCAATCTAGTGCATGAGATAGGCTTTTTCAAGGACTTCATAACGGCAATGAGTGATGATGAGGATAACAACATATTACATCTGGCTGCAAAATTAGCACCTCAAAATCAACTCAATCTTGTGTCAGGAGCAGCTCTTCAAATGCAGCGAGAGTTAGTATGGTTTGAG GAAGTTAAAAAGATTGTGCAACCTCTCTCTGCAgagatgaaaaataagaaaggcAAAACACCGAGAGAACTATTCACCAGTGAACATAAGGGGTTATTGCATAAGGGAGAATCATGGATGAAGAACACTGCAAAATCGTGCATGCTTGTCGCGACCATTATTGCCACTGTCGTGTTTTCGGCTGCATTTAGCATACCAGGCGGCATAGCTGATAAAACAGGAGCACCAAATTTCGTAAAAGAGACAGCATTTCTAATCTTTGCAATATCAGATGGAGTAGCCCTCTTTTCCTCTTCAACTTCCATGCTGATGTTCTTGTACATCCTCACCTCGCGGTATGCAGAAAACGATTTTCTCAAATCCTTGCCGTTGAAGTTAATGGTAGGACTCGCATCACTCTTCATCTCCATGACATCCATGATGATAGCCTTCAGCACAGCCTTCTATTTATCTTGTCACTACGGATTAGGTTTCGTCTCggattttatatttatatttgcatTTGTTCCAGTGGtcttgttcctttttttgCAATATCCACTCTTGTCCGATATGTTCTTGTCGACATATTGTTCCAGTCTTATGTTTCAGCCAAGAAAACATATGATCCAATAG